A genomic region of bacterium contains the following coding sequences:
- a CDS encoding DUF4038 domain-containing protein, protein MKLQVVKHGVLRIAGMSLWLLAMTFQVFAQSGTKVLEIDDPLTNAKTVGTQRGGTLNSSGWTTKTALDYIQYSIPTCSAGEISFDVKGIYASNVVFPNIGHDKAGVEVPGSEDVHYNLFSMWDEDVDVSWYGITQWHNPYKCYIHIYGYTPGDIYKWGRMKLRLNVAAFNGGYDDDPHSFEDPAVGPFAWDKNHTYHHRLVWGEGMMRWYMDDVLIKTWDYSSFGAEYAPPDHRIRIGSGMLSRSGGFQVPIGIVYSNFKFYRYKDLTPPQVVRLDPVTTGEGVAVDSDILVHFSEAMNPTATAAAFSISPAAAGTTSWVGNALYFRPSGLLQSNTTYTVTVTTAAKDNAGNALVAPFSGSFTTRALNPTTVGKYEAIDITLIATGLTPTTNRYRDVTLKGVFTGPTRTLEIEGFWDLGDIYKVRIAPTEVGQWTYKITSTNAGLNATGSFACVESGLHGFVRRNPKRPYSFMYDDGTPWQWRGDTSWRGFTSMLPYESRWKSYIDLRAAQGYTAMQSIVVSYINGLGFWKNEGGTCFVEGVETKDYNRLNPGYFQWIDKRIDYALSKGIVPVIFFTWAQEYAKFSEAQFNRFCRYLVARYAAKNVIWVISGEYEEIVADYGRPISEYETWGQLIYAMDPYDHPITLHPSGRGTSAPFASLAWSGAIMQQTPYYVRDIRRDRIYNKPVVNGEPRYFYPADEDEGPNGPSRVGLWEIISNGGYFTSGFFNTYAPDKGGYDPAALPEEQRWVEILNKFMDTLPFAEMDPHPELISTGNLMAIPGKYYFAYNGVGGAVTLNLSGYLGSLPARWLNPVTGAVSADFTVQLGGTTALTPPFSGDWVLTIGLQTAADTVPPLAPRELGVDNLTTQSLTLTWQAPAAAADGDLPVKYRVVRDGVELAVVTDTRYSDANLKEAKEYLYEVYAVDDAGNNSTSAVNGRFACHADIEPPYLCRVSVVAPDTLIAWFSEPVQAASATAVGNYQILQQVPIYSAILAADRKSVKLVTGQHQAGKVYTLITRNLLDQASVPNRMSANNARGYWLQTDYSVLQVMPSRYQWAWLHTGDTYYLDRTLALLDIPAPLQNLIWLRTANDDRQISSALYVSFTIPKASTIYVAFDSQAAAVPSWLSSWTKTGMTIKTSDTAPLMVYAKAFDAGTVQLGGNGGSSSGRMYAVLVKPNEELVIGKRPAVPGRIRMMSN, encoded by the coding sequence ATGAAGCTGCAAGTGGTGAAACATGGGGTATTGCGAATCGCGGGGATGTCCCTTTGGCTGCTCGCCATGACCTTCCAGGTCTTCGCACAGTCGGGGACCAAGGTGCTGGAAATCGACGATCCGCTCACCAATGCGAAAACGGTCGGCACCCAGCGCGGCGGGACACTGAACAGCTCGGGCTGGACGACCAAAACGGCACTGGATTATATCCAGTATAGCATCCCCACCTGTTCCGCCGGGGAAATTTCTTTCGATGTGAAGGGCATTTATGCCAGCAATGTGGTCTTTCCCAATATAGGCCATGACAAAGCCGGCGTCGAAGTCCCCGGAAGCGAGGATGTGCACTACAACCTCTTCAGCATGTGGGATGAGGACGTGGATGTGAGCTGGTACGGGATCACCCAATGGCATAATCCCTACAAATGCTATATCCACATCTATGGCTACACCCCGGGCGATATTTACAAGTGGGGTCGGATGAAACTGCGTCTCAACGTCGCAGCCTTCAACGGCGGTTATGATGACGATCCCCATTCCTTCGAAGATCCCGCCGTGGGTCCCTTCGCCTGGGATAAAAATCATACCTATCACCACCGTCTGGTTTGGGGTGAGGGCATGATGCGCTGGTATATGGACGATGTGCTGATCAAGACCTGGGATTACTCCTCCTTCGGCGCAGAATATGCCCCTCCGGACCACCGTATCCGCATCGGCTCCGGCATGCTCTCGCGCAGCGGCGGCTTTCAGGTGCCCATCGGCATCGTCTACAGCAACTTTAAATTCTACCGTTACAAAGACCTCACCCCGCCCCAGGTGGTCCGGCTGGATCCTGTGACGACGGGTGAGGGCGTGGCGGTGGATTCCGATATTCTGGTGCATTTCAGCGAGGCGATGAATCCCACGGCGACGGCAGCGGCTTTTTCGATCTCTCCCGCCGCGGCGGGGACGACTAGCTGGGTGGGCAATGCCCTCTATTTCCGGCCATCCGGCCTTTTGCAGTCGAACACGACCTATACCGTGACGGTCACCACGGCGGCCAAGGACAACGCGGGCAATGCGTTGGTGGCGCCTTTCTCGGGCAGCTTTACCACCCGCGCCCTCAACCCCACCACCGTCGGAAAATACGAGGCGATTGACATCACCCTGATCGCGACCGGCCTGACGCCAACGACCAACCGCTATCGTGATGTGACCCTGAAAGGCGTTTTCACGGGTCCGACCAGGACCCTCGAAATCGAGGGCTTTTGGGATCTCGGCGATATTTATAAGGTGCGGATTGCGCCGACCGAAGTGGGGCAGTGGACCTACAAGATCACCAGCACCAACGCCGGCCTCAACGCGACCGGCTCCTTTGCGTGTGTCGAAAGCGGTCTGCACGGTTTCGTCCGCCGCAACCCCAAACGCCCATACAGCTTTATGTATGATGATGGCACCCCCTGGCAGTGGCGCGGCGACACCTCCTGGCGCGGCTTCACCTCGATGCTGCCTTATGAGAGCCGCTGGAAAAGCTACATCGACCTGCGAGCGGCGCAAGGCTATACCGCCATGCAATCCATTGTCGTAAGCTATATCAACGGCCTCGGCTTCTGGAAGAACGAAGGCGGAACCTGTTTTGTTGAGGGCGTCGAAACGAAGGATTATAATCGCCTCAATCCCGGCTATTTCCAATGGATTGACAAGCGCATTGACTATGCACTCAGCAAGGGCATTGTCCCGGTCATCTTTTTTACCTGGGCGCAGGAGTACGCCAAATTCAGCGAAGCCCAGTTCAACCGTTTCTGCCGCTATCTGGTGGCCCGCTATGCGGCCAAGAATGTGATCTGGGTGATTTCGGGTGAATACGAGGAGATCGTTGCCGATTACGGCCGTCCGATCTCCGAATACGAGACCTGGGGCCAGCTGATCTATGCGATGGATCCCTACGACCATCCCATCACCCTGCATCCCTCAGGCCGCGGTACCAGCGCCCCGTTTGCTTCCCTGGCCTGGTCCGGCGCCATCATGCAGCAGACGCCCTATTACGTCCGGGATATCCGCCGGGACCGGATCTACAACAAACCGGTGGTTAACGGTGAACCGCGCTATTTTTACCCGGCCGATGAGGACGAGGGCCCCAATGGACCCAGCCGCGTCGGCTTGTGGGAGATCATCTCAAATGGCGGCTATTTTACCTCCGGTTTTTTCAATACCTATGCCCCGGACAAGGGCGGCTATGACCCCGCCGCCTTGCCGGAAGAGCAGCGCTGGGTCGAGATTCTCAACAAGTTCATGGATACCCTCCCCTTTGCGGAAATGGATCCGCATCCCGAGCTGATCAGCACGGGCAATCTGATGGCCATCCCGGGCAAGTATTACTTCGCCTATAATGGTGTGGGCGGAGCGGTGACCCTCAATCTCTCGGGGTATCTCGGCAGTCTTCCGGCGCGCTGGCTCAATCCGGTGACCGGTGCGGTCAGCGCCGATTTCACGGTCCAGCTTGGCGGCACGACCGCCTTGACACCACCCTTCAGCGGTGACTGGGTCCTGACGATCGGTCTGCAGACCGCAGCCGACACCGTGCCGCCGCTGGCGCCCCGGGAACTGGGCGTCGACAACCTGACCACCCAGAGCCTGACTCTGACCTGGCAGGCCCCGGCGGCCGCTGCAGACGGCGACCTGCCGGTCAAGTACCGCGTCGTGCGCGACGGCGTGGAACTGGCGGTGGTGACCGATACCCGCTATTCGGACGCCAACCTCAAGGAGGCCAAAGAGTATCTGTACGAGGTCTATGCTGTCGATGATGCGGGCAACAATAGTACCAGTGCCGTCAACGGACGCTTTGCCTGTCACGCGGATATCGAGCCGCCCTATCTTTGCCGGGTCTCGGTGGTTGCGCCGGATACGCTGATCGCCTGGTTCTCCGAGCCGGTTCAGGCCGCCTCGGCCACGGCGGTGGGCAATTACCAGATTCTGCAGCAAGTCCCCATCTACTCCGCCATTCTGGCGGCTGATCGCAAGTCGGTCAAGCTGGTGACGGGACAGCACCAGGCCGGCAAGGTCTACACGCTGATCACACGCAACCTGCTCGATCAGGCCAGCGTTCCTAATCGCATGAGTGCGAACAATGCGCGCGGGTACTGGCTGCAGACCGATTATTCGGTGTTGCAGGTCATGCCGTCCCGATACCAGTGGGCCTGGTTGCACACCGGGGATACCTATTATCTTGACCGTACCCTGGCTTTGCTCGATATCCCGGCGCCGCTGCAGAATCTCATCTGGCTCAGGACCGCGAACGATGACCGGCAGATCAGCAGCGCGCTCTATGTCTCTTTCACCATCCCGAAGGCCTCGACCATCTATGTGGCTTTCGATTCCCAGGCAGCAGCTGTCCCCTCCTGGCTCTCGAGCTGGACGAAAACTGGGATGACCATCAAGACCAGCGATACGGCGCCCTTGATGGTTTATGCGAAGGCCTTCGACGCCGGTACCGTGCAATTGGGCGGCAATGGCGGTTCCAGCAGCGGCCGGATGTATGCCGTCCTGGTCAAGCCCAACGAGGAACTGGTCATCGGCAAACGTCCAGCCGTGCCGGGCCGTATCCGGATGATGAGCAATTAA
- a CDS encoding GumC family protein — protein sequence MIQYSKYDSPMSPQSFMGVLHKRQGVVLFLFFLIVGVIILAAFLVPPTYRASARLMINYQLDIEKEHLLSLIQVHDKSYYERLSSEPIILTMRSVLEPVVTSLGLDRKKGSAAEPSATDRDRAIEQLGMELKAEREKDSNVLKVSYESRNPELAAGIVSQVVEQYVKQRPGLERDDRDAQYFDQQIQQVKAQINELEKKGMEYKARERVLSVDHQSSILFETLADYDKRLTDVRASRLSKEARLKVIREQLAKGGEIVIPNTESGNSGGRYLYINELSKTLLGLEIKKSSLEQKYTPNHPELASVLAQIDENKKKINQAVQELIQGEELDIKAKQAEERALAGSMGQVASDVTALSRKEYELDNLTIGIDDLKSVYSMLLRQREQAKMAANRQEYLVSVKVLEAASVPQRPVSPNRPLWIALGLVLGLVVALGVAFFLEYFDHSINSADDVHSSLGLPILASIGNIQGPGGKPNRPPAGEDPSTTR from the coding sequence ATGATTCAGTATAGCAAATATGACAGCCCGATGTCGCCGCAAAGCTTCATGGGGGTATTGCACAAGCGTCAGGGCGTGGTGTTGTTCCTCTTTTTCCTCATCGTGGGCGTGATTATCCTGGCCGCCTTTCTGGTGCCGCCGACCTATCGCGCCAGCGCCCGGCTGATGATCAACTATCAGCTCGATATCGAGAAAGAGCATCTGTTGAGCCTTATTCAGGTGCATGACAAGTCCTATTATGAGCGGCTCAGCTCGGAGCCGATCATTCTCACGATGCGCAGTGTGCTTGAACCGGTGGTGACTTCGCTGGGGCTGGACCGCAAGAAGGGTTCTGCGGCCGAGCCAAGTGCGACGGATCGCGACCGCGCCATCGAGCAGTTGGGTATGGAACTCAAAGCGGAGCGCGAAAAGGATTCGAACGTCCTCAAGGTCAGCTATGAAAGCCGCAATCCTGAACTCGCCGCCGGCATCGTCAGCCAGGTCGTCGAGCAGTATGTGAAACAACGGCCTGGGCTGGAGCGCGATGACCGGGACGCCCAGTATTTCGATCAGCAGATCCAGCAGGTCAAGGCCCAAATCAACGAGCTCGAGAAAAAGGGCATGGAGTACAAGGCGCGCGAGCGGGTGCTCTCGGTCGACCACCAGTCCTCCATTCTCTTCGAGACGCTGGCCGATTACGACAAGCGCCTCACCGATGTCCGCGCCAGCCGGCTCTCCAAAGAAGCCCGGCTCAAGGTGATCCGTGAGCAGCTGGCCAAGGGCGGCGAGATCGTCATCCCCAACACCGAAAGCGGCAACTCCGGTGGCCGGTACCTCTACATCAACGAACTCAGCAAGACCCTCCTTGGCCTCGAGATCAAAAAGAGCAGCCTGGAGCAAAAATATACACCGAACCACCCCGAGCTGGCCTCGGTGTTAGCCCAAATCGACGAGAATAAGAAGAAGATCAACCAGGCGGTCCAGGAGCTGATCCAGGGTGAAGAGCTCGATATCAAGGCCAAACAGGCCGAGGAACGGGCCCTTGCCGGGAGCATGGGCCAGGTCGCCAGCGATGTGACCGCGCTTTCGCGCAAGGAATATGAACTCGATAATCTCACCATCGGCATCGATGACCTGAAGTCGGTCTACTCCATGCTGCTGAGGCAGCGCGAGCAAGCCAAGATGGCCGCCAATCGTCAGGAGTACTTGGTATCGGTGAAGGTGTTGGAGGCCGCTTCCGTGCCGCAGCGCCCGGTCAGCCCGAACCGCCCGCTATGGATCGCCCTCGGGCTGGTGCTCGGACTGGTGGTTGCCCTCGGCGTCGCCTTTTTCCTGGAGTATTTCGACCACTCCATCAATAGCGCCGATGATGTCCATTCAAGCCTGGGACTGCCCATCTTGGCCTCCATCGGCAATATCCAGGGGCCCGGCGGCAAGCCCAATCGGCCACCCGCTGGCGAAGATCCTTCCACCACCAGGTAA
- a CDS encoding fibronectin type III domain-containing protein: protein MIEHARGARSGRGEGGRGWYLTRMVRAISLLAVGLAFAAPGFAGGLLVTWDANTESDLAGYRIYYGVESSVYTQMVDVGNVTAYTLPDLTEGQTYYLVVTAYDRTGNESLPSTEVSATVTAAEIYITLAADGIQVYWTALAGADRYRIYASGDPYFTPAAPVAEITTSSYKETINYKAVPFARYYVVEALTGGMVLHTFDRIGVFSRGLRKGQNLVSMPLIPADNSLKGIFGTQLNGAPNAGQADKILSWNGSDYEIAWLVEGTNTAYDGKWMTQAGDQESSLKLNPDHSFWVVLRSSSVDTVLTFTGKLSQAANREITIVQGPNFIGTCYPVNVSLAQSELAADGVVVGSSSSSKADKIMCWLGSKYEVAWLVGGTGTAWDGTWLNESGSASTTIQFNPGVGYVLWIKGNNAAKTWTYPNPNRTL, encoded by the coding sequence ATGATTGAACATGCACGTGGTGCCCGTAGTGGCCGTGGCGAGGGTGGACGGGGATGGTATTTAACCCGCATGGTGCGTGCTATCAGCCTGTTGGCGGTAGGGCTGGCGTTTGCCGCCCCAGGGTTTGCCGGCGGATTGCTGGTGACCTGGGATGCGAACACAGAAAGCGATCTGGCCGGCTACCGTATCTATTATGGCGTCGAATCCTCCGTCTATACCCAGATGGTCGATGTCGGCAATGTCACCGCCTATACCCTCCCGGACCTGACTGAGGGGCAGACCTACTATCTGGTCGTCACAGCCTACGATCGTACGGGCAACGAGAGTCTGCCCTCGACCGAAGTGTCCGCAACGGTGACCGCCGCCGAAATTTATATCACGCTTGCTGCGGATGGCATCCAGGTTTACTGGACCGCCCTCGCCGGCGCCGACCGGTATCGCATTTATGCCTCAGGCGATCCCTATTTCACACCTGCGGCGCCAGTCGCCGAGATCACAACCTCCTCCTACAAGGAGACCATCAATTACAAAGCAGTCCCCTTCGCCCGCTATTATGTCGTTGAAGCGCTCACCGGCGGCATGGTGCTGCACACCTTTGACCGGATTGGGGTTTTCAGCCGCGGTCTACGCAAGGGGCAGAACCTGGTCTCGATGCCCCTCATCCCGGCCGACAACAGCCTCAAAGGCATTTTCGGCACCCAGCTGAACGGCGCTCCCAATGCCGGCCAGGCCGACAAAATCTTGAGCTGGAACGGAAGCGATTACGAAATCGCCTGGCTGGTGGAGGGGACCAACACTGCGTATGACGGCAAATGGATGACCCAGGCGGGTGATCAGGAATCCTCTCTGAAGCTCAACCCCGACCATTCGTTCTGGGTGGTCCTGCGCTCCTCCTCGGTTGATACGGTTTTGACCTTCACCGGCAAGTTGAGCCAGGCCGCCAATCGCGAGATCACCATCGTCCAGGGGCCCAATTTTATCGGTACCTGCTATCCTGTCAATGTCAGCCTGGCTCAAAGCGAGTTGGCGGCGGACGGCGTTGTTGTCGGCAGTTCCTCCAGCAGCAAGGCGGACAAGATCATGTGTTGGCTCGGCAGTAAATATGAAGTGGCATGGCTGGTCGGCGGCACCGGAACCGCTTGGGATGGGACGTGGCTCAACGAGAGCGGCTCGGCCTCCACGACCATTCAGTTCAATCCCGGCGTCGGTTACGTGCTGTGGATCAAGGGCAACAATGCCGCCAAGACCTGGACGTATCCCAATCCGAATCGTACTCTTTAA
- a CDS encoding sigma-54 dependent transcriptional regulator, which yields MSEKQASDRSVLVIDDDRSELDALVRLLKKSQYTCLTAMNAEDGIRLFARERPLVVLSDMRMPAGDDGIRVLEEVRRIDPDAVVILYTGYGNIPNVVEAFKKGAFDYIQKVQTHIDILQPIERALKFARMQHENAYLRSRLDLTDNTIFYGAVGSTPAMLELFEKARRIALTNASVMIVGETGTGKDVIARGIHYHSQRRDESFVPVAIGALPDNLLEGELFGHVKGAFTGATIDKPGLFEAADKGTIFLDEISEVSFDLQHKLLRVLQDHKVRRLGSLKEREVDVRVISATNQEPDLLVREKRLREDLFYRLQVIRLSIPPLRERREDIPLLVYHFLRQYRHYGPIEVEKISSDALLAMQQYNWPGNVRQLQHAIEHMIAMAQKSELELEDLPEEILPRQKKMFVQVTDDMDFKQAKAVIIAQWEKQYIENLLDKHKTIAKVAKVAGLNRKTIYRLIEHHHIKWPRHNAAASEPEEEEEFPEEELEDDLATEEEE from the coding sequence ATGAGTGAGAAGCAAGCCAGCGATCGTTCTGTCCTGGTGATCGATGACGATCGCTCGGAGCTGGATGCCCTGGTCCGTTTGCTCAAGAAAAGCCAGTACACGTGTCTCACGGCGATGAACGCGGAGGATGGCATTCGCCTCTTCGCCCGCGAGAGGCCGCTGGTCGTCCTCTCGGATATGCGCATGCCCGCTGGCGACGACGGTATCCGGGTCCTTGAGGAGGTGCGCCGCATTGATCCCGATGCGGTGGTGATCCTCTATACCGGCTACGGCAACATCCCCAATGTGGTCGAAGCCTTTAAAAAGGGGGCTTTTGATTATATTCAAAAGGTGCAGACGCACATCGATATCCTGCAGCCCATCGAGCGCGCCCTGAAATTTGCACGCATGCAGCATGAGAATGCCTATCTGCGCAGCCGCCTGGATCTGACCGACAATACGATCTTTTACGGGGCGGTCGGTAGCACCCCGGCGATGCTCGAGCTTTTCGAAAAGGCGCGGCGGATCGCCCTCACCAACGCTTCGGTCATGATTGTCGGCGAGACCGGCACCGGCAAAGATGTCATCGCACGCGGCATCCACTATCACAGCCAGCGCCGCGATGAGTCCTTCGTACCGGTGGCGATCGGCGCTCTCCCTGACAACCTGCTGGAAGGCGAGCTCTTCGGCCATGTCAAGGGGGCCTTCACCGGCGCCACCATCGACAAACCCGGCCTCTTTGAAGCCGCCGACAAAGGGACAATTTTTCTCGACGAGATCTCGGAGGTCAGCTTCGACCTGCAGCACAAGCTGCTGCGCGTTCTCCAGGATCACAAGGTCCGCCGGCTCGGCAGCCTCAAGGAACGCGAAGTGGATGTGCGCGTTATCAGCGCTACCAATCAGGAGCCCGACCTGCTAGTCCGAGAGAAGCGGCTGCGCGAGGACCTTTTCTACCGGCTGCAGGTCATCCGCCTCTCCATCCCGCCACTGCGGGAACGCCGTGAGGATATCCCGCTGCTCGTCTATCATTTCCTGCGGCAGTACCGCCATTACGGTCCGATCGAAGTCGAAAAGATCTCGAGCGATGCCCTGCTTGCGATGCAGCAATACAACTGGCCCGGCAATGTCCGCCAGCTGCAGCATGCCATCGAACATATGATCGCCATGGCCCAGAAGAGCGAACTCGAGCTCGAGGATCTCCCGGAAGAGATCTTGCCGCGGCAGAAAAAGATGTTTGTTCAGGTGACCGACGACATGGATTTCAAGCAGGCCAAGGCGGTGATCATCGCACAATGGGAAAAACAGTACATCGAGAACCTCCTCGACAAGCACAAGACTATTGCCAAGGTGGCCAAGGTGGCGGGATTGAACCGCAAAACCATCTACCGCCTGATCGAGCATCATCACATCAAGTGGCCGCGCCACAACGCGGCAGCTTCAGAACCCGAGGAAGAAGAGGAGTTTCCGGAGGAGGAGCTGGAGGATGATCTCGCCACTGAGGAGGAGGAATAG
- a CDS encoding polysaccharide biosynthesis/export family protein has product MKGNRIRRWLAASLALLFTVVTSSCSVRPHAGGSSVEGSKVIVAAAPVKENRVEKIKEQKRSKVVQADKKKAQAKQQTARKETAQNKAPAAQTQLAAQAEAVSPNQVVIEPRVASVQAPVLPMVYRLGFGDVLDVKFLASPEYNETVTIRPDGRISLQGVGELDALGLSPAALDSVITVAYSQILVNPDVTVIVRNFGGQKCYVAGEVEHPGSLDIAKDMTLLRAIAAAGGPKKSAKLGSVILIRMDARQRIEATRLDLSYTSLKGGIENDLPVVGNDIIFVPRTFIADINAVVSQIYDILLPPFDSWTRYYYWYRGLR; this is encoded by the coding sequence ATGAAAGGAAATCGCATACGCCGGTGGCTGGCTGCCAGCCTGGCCCTCCTCTTCACGGTGGTAACGTCTTCCTGCAGCGTGCGTCCGCATGCCGGCGGGAGCAGCGTGGAGGGCAGTAAGGTGATCGTCGCCGCCGCCCCGGTCAAAGAGAACCGGGTGGAGAAGATCAAAGAACAGAAACGCAGCAAGGTGGTGCAGGCCGACAAGAAGAAAGCGCAAGCCAAACAGCAGACAGCCCGGAAGGAAACGGCCCAGAACAAGGCGCCGGCCGCGCAAACGCAGCTGGCGGCCCAGGCCGAGGCGGTGAGTCCCAACCAGGTCGTGATTGAGCCCCGGGTTGCCTCGGTGCAAGCGCCAGTCCTGCCAATGGTCTACCGGCTCGGTTTCGGTGATGTCCTCGACGTCAAGTTTCTCGCCAGTCCAGAGTACAACGAGACCGTGACCATCCGTCCCGATGGCCGCATCTCCCTGCAGGGTGTGGGCGAACTGGATGCGCTGGGCTTGTCGCCGGCCGCCCTCGATTCGGTGATTACCGTGGCCTACAGCCAGATCCTGGTCAATCCGGATGTCACCGTGATCGTCCGCAATTTCGGCGGCCAGAAATGCTATGTGGCTGGCGAGGTGGAGCATCCGGGGAGCCTGGATATCGCCAAGGACATGACCCTGCTGCGCGCAATCGCGGCAGCGGGCGGCCCCAAGAAGAGCGCCAAGCTGGGAAGCGTCATCCTGATCCGCATGGATGCGCGCCAGCGTATCGAGGCCACGCGTCTGGATCTCTCCTACACCTCCCTGAAGGGGGGCATTGAAAATGACCTGCCGGTGGTGGGCAATGACATCATCTTTGTGCCGCGGACCTTCATCGCCGACATCAATGCAGTCGTGTCGCAGATCTACGATATCCTTCTGCCGCCGTTCGATTCCTGGACGCGGTATTACTACTGGTATCGCGGTTTACGGTGA
- a CDS encoding helix-turn-helix transcriptional regulator: MKNMLKIKRWEAELKQYELAFLLGCSATYLSMVENNRVEATQEFKRKAAEIFGVPVDELFGAEVHATQEIRKKQLESKSHD; encoded by the coding sequence ATGAAGAATATGTTGAAAATCAAGCGCTGGGAAGCGGAACTCAAGCAATATGAGTTGGCCTTTCTGCTCGGCTGCAGTGCAACCTATCTTTCGATGGTTGAGAACAACCGGGTCGAGGCGACACAGGAGTTCAAGCGCAAAGCAGCGGAGATTTTTGGCGTCCCGGTCGATGAACTCTTCGGTGCCGAAGTCCATGCCACCCAGGAGATCAGGAAGAAGCAGCTCGAATCGAAATCTCACGATTGA
- a CDS encoding FlgD immunoglobulin-like domain containing protein — translation MKHLTLSFRLLALLLGLAALGAWAGTFEAMSTSGILDVDNTFLKGNVMRMSGDLVQLICTGPDGAIDDPDSLGRPTDDDSLLGTTFIGYGYPFEPDQGKFSIIWTHDLLTTGTVVYIRAWNDSVVVPGQRIYFGNSEPYTLASGFDSHDFRTFGMTRAVSTPVELAAFTATAFPGVNEINWTTQSETNNLGFNLLRSTSPHGERVQINEKLIEGAVNSQVRHDYTFKDHDIVDKTVYYYWLADIALDGQINYNGPRTAVAVAKPSEYQLAQNYPNPFNPSTSISYTLKDNGTVKLAIYNIRGQLIRLLVNQTQMAGQYNQEWDGRDENGIVVPTGTYIYTLEINGFKAVRRMTMAK, via the coding sequence ATGAAACATCTGACCCTCTCTTTCCGGCTCCTCGCCCTGCTGTTGGGCCTCGCCGCCCTTGGCGCCTGGGCGGGCACCTTCGAAGCCATGTCCACATCCGGCATTCTGGATGTTGACAACACCTTTCTGAAGGGTAATGTCATGAGGATGAGCGGCGACCTCGTCCAACTCATCTGCACCGGTCCGGACGGCGCCATCGATGATCCGGATTCTCTCGGTCGTCCCACCGATGACGACTCCCTGCTCGGGACCACTTTCATCGGCTATGGCTACCCCTTCGAACCCGATCAGGGCAAGTTCAGCATCATCTGGACCCACGATCTGCTGACCACCGGTACGGTCGTCTACATCCGGGCCTGGAACGATTCGGTGGTCGTCCCCGGCCAGCGTATCTATTTTGGCAACTCGGAGCCTTACACCCTGGCTTCCGGCTTCGACAGTCACGATTTCCGCACCTTTGGGATGACGCGCGCCGTCTCGACGCCGGTGGAACTGGCGGCCTTTACGGCGACGGCGTTCCCCGGCGTCAACGAGATCAACTGGACCACCCAGTCGGAAACCAATAACCTCGGTTTCAATTTGTTGCGCAGCACCTCGCCCCATGGCGAGCGGGTACAGATCAACGAGAAACTCATCGAGGGTGCGGTCAATTCCCAAGTGCGCCACGATTATACCTTCAAGGACCATGATATCGTCGACAAGACGGTCTATTACTACTGGCTGGCCGACATCGCTCTGGACGGCCAGATCAACTATAACGGACCGCGGACGGCCGTAGCGGTGGCCAAACCCTCGGAATACCAGCTGGCACAAAACTACCCCAATCCTTTTAATCCGTCGACCAGCATCAGTTACACGCTGAAGGACAATGGGACGGTCAAGCTGGCGATCTACAACATCCGCGGCCAACTGATCCGCTTGCTGGTCAATCAGACCCAGATGGCGGGCCAGTACAATCAGGAGTGGGATGGCCGTGATGAAAATGGCATTGTCGTCCCGACCGGAACCTACATCTACACCCTGGAGATCAACGGATTCAAGGCGGTCCGCCGCATGACCATGGCCAAGTGA
- a CDS encoding response regulator, translating to MQTTRKPARMVVVATSDRQLEETLREQMATEYRVECVRRGAEAILQMLEKEIDLLLVDIDMNGQIGTEILPVIRRLRPRLPVILISDDFTYRIRKTAAEQGVTFQSVKPRSSSEAHEIINVVDKIIAHKEGLPIN from the coding sequence ATGCAAACGACGCGCAAACCGGCCAGGATGGTCGTTGTCGCCACGAGCGATCGCCAGTTGGAGGAGACGCTGCGCGAACAGATGGCGACCGAGTACCGTGTGGAATGCGTCCGGCGCGGTGCAGAGGCGATCCTGCAGATGTTGGAAAAGGAAATCGACCTGTTGCTGGTGGACATTGATATGAACGGACAGATCGGCACGGAGATTCTCCCCGTGATCCGCCGGTTGCGTCCCCGGCTTCCGGTAATTCTCATTTCCGACGATTTCACCTACCGCATCCGCAAGACTGCTGCTGAACAAGGGGTTACCTTCCAAAGCGTCAAACCGCGTTCCTCCAGTGAAGCCCACGAGATTATCAACGTCGTGGACAAGATCATCGCCCATAAAGAGGGATTGCCCATCAATTGA